The DNA segment CGAGCTGTACCGGTTCCTGCGCCCCGGGGTCCGCGAGAACGAGTGCGTCGGCCTGGTCGCCAAGGTCCTCTACGACCTCGGCTCCGAGCACGTCGAGGGGGTCAACGCCATCTCCGGGGAGCGCTGCTCGCCCCACCCCCACGTCTACTCCGACCGCATCCTGCGCCCCGGCGACCCGGCCTTCTTCGACATCCTGCACAGCTACAACGGCTACCGGACCTGCTACTACCGCTGCTTCGCGGTCGGCAGCGCCTCGGCGGCCATGCGCGACGCCTACGTCCGCTGCCGCGACTACATGGACGAGGCGATCGCCCTGGTGAAGCCGGGCGCGACCACGGCCGACATCGTCTCGGTGTGGCCCGAGGCCACCGAGTTCGGCTTCCCCAACGAGGAGGCCGCCTTCGCCCTCCAGTACGGGCACGGGGTCGGGCTGTCCATCTGGGAGAAGCCGATCTTCAGCCGGCTCGTCTCTCTCGACCACCCCGAGGTGCTGGAGGAAGGCATGCTGTTCGCCCTGGAGACCTACTGGCCGGCGGCCGACGGCTGGTCGGCGGCCCGGATCGAGGAGGAGGTGGTGGTCACCGCCGACGGCTGCGAGGTGATCACCAAGTTCCCGGCCGAGGAGCTGCTGGTCGCCGGCCAGCGCTACTGGGCCGTGGACGGGCCGCTGCCGGCCACCCGGGAGGCCGAGTCCCACCGCAACCGGCGGGTGACCCCATGACCGTCGTCGCCGAGGAGCCGAAGGTCGAGGAGCTGCTCGAGCTGTACGAGCGGATGGCGCTGATCCGGGCCACCGAGAAGGCCGCCTTCGACCTGTTCATGGCCGGGCTGGTCAAGGGCACGACCCACCTGGCCAACGGCCAGGAGGCGGTGGCCGTGGGGGCCAGCGCCGCCCTGGAGCCGGACGACTACGTGTTCGCCACCTACCGCGGCCACCACCACGCCATCGCCCGCGGGGCCAGCCCCGAGGCCTGCCTGGCCGAGCTGATGAGCCGGGCCACCGGCCTCTGCGGCGCCAAGGGCGGCTCGATGCACCTGACCGTGGCCGACCACAACATGCTCGGGTCGTACGCCATCGTCGGGGCCCACCTGCCGATCGCCTGCGGGGCCGCCTGGTCGGCCAAGCTGCGCGGCACCAGCCAGGTCGCGGTGGCCTTCTTCGGCGACGGCGCGACCAACATCGGCGCCTTCCACGAGGCCCTCAACCTGGCCGCGGTGTGGAAGCTGCCGGTGCTGTTCGTCTGCGAGAACAACCTCTACATGGAGTACACCTCGATCAAGACGGTGACCGCGGTCGCCCAGCCGGCCGCCGGCCGGGCTCCCGCCTACCAGCTCCCGGCCGAGGTGATCGACGGCAACGACGTCGTGGCCGTGCAGCGGGCGGTGGCGGCGGCGGCCGCCCGGGCCCGGGCCGGGGACGGCCCGACGGTGATCGAGGCCCTCACCTACCGCCACCACGGGCACTCGCGCACCGACCCGGGCAAGTACCGTCCCCAGGAGGAGGTCGACGCCTGGCTCAAGCGCGACCCGCTGCTGGTGCTGGCCGAGCGGCTGCGCGACCGCGGGGTCGACCAGCCGGCCATCGACGCCGCCGACACCCGGGCCCGCGAGCAGGTCGCGGCCGCCGTGGAGGCGGCCAAGGCGGCCCCGCCGCCCGACGAGGCGACCGCGTTCACCGACGTGTGGGCGGACGGAGGTGCCCAATGGCGGACCTGATCACCTACCGGGAGGCGGTCGCGGCCGGGATCGCCCAGGAGATGCGGCGCGACGAGACCGTGGTCTGCCTGGGCGAGGACATCGGCGCCGCCGAGGGCGTGTTCAAGACGGCCGCGGGGTTGTTCACCGAGTTCGGCCCCGAGCGGGTCTGGGACACCCCGATCAGCGAGCAGGCGATCGTCGGCGCGGCCATGGGCGCGGCCATGACCGGGCTGCGGCCGGTGGCCGAGATCATGTTCTCCGACTTCCTGGCCTGCTGCTGGGACTACGTCGCCAACGAGATCCCCAAGATGCGCTACATGACCGGCGGCCAGGTCACCGTCCCCCTGGTCGTCCGCACCGCCAACGGCGGCGGCCTCGGCTTCGGCGCCCAGCACTCCCAGGCGGTCGAGAACTGGCCCTTCGCCGTCCCCGGCCTCAAGATCGCCGCCCCCTCGACCCCGGCCGACATGGTCGGCCTGATGGCCGCCGCCATCCGCTCGGACGACCCGGTGCTGGTGTTCGAGCACAAGTCGCTGTTCGCCTCCAAGGGCGACCCGCCGCCCTCCGGCGACCACGTCGTGCCCCTGGGCGCCGCCGAGGTCCGCCGTCCCGGCGGCGACGTCACCCTGGTCGCCCTGGCCTCGACCGTGCCCACGGCCATGGCCGCGGCCGAGCAGCTGGCCGCCGACGGGGTCGACGCCGAGGTGATCGACCTGCGCTGCCTGATCCCCCTGGACGCCCGCACGGTGCTCGGCTCGGTCGCCCGCACCAGCCGCCTGGTCATCGTCGAGGAGAACCCCTACCAGGGCGGTTGGGGCGGCACCGTCGCCTCGATCGTGGCCGAGGAGGCCTTCTACGACCTCGACGCCCCCATCCGCCGGGTCGCCAGCGCCTGCGTTCCCCTGCCCTTCGCCGCCAACCTGGAGCAGGCCGTCGTCCCCACCGCCGACCGGGTCGCGACCACCGTCCGGGAGGTCATGGACGCCTAGTCGCTCACGGCCGGCTCGGCGAGCTCGGGGTTCTGGCCGCCGAAGCGGGTCGCCGGGTCGGTGTCCGGCGTCCGGCCGGTGGCGGCCACCGTGCCGCTCCCGCGGGGGCTAATGGGTGGGTAGTGAGGTCGGGATAGGTTCTTGCTGCGAGCCATCAGCTGGTGAGCACTGTGTTGGGCTGGACCGAGGGTTGAGTCCTGGTTCTAGATCGTGCCCCGGCTGGTGGGTGGGTAGGTCTTGATGGCTGGTGGGATGAGGCGCCGAAGGCTGAGCGCTGCTCCATTAGCGCGCCGCGGGCCTGCTCCAGCTAGGGATGGCGTCGAGGAGGAGGTTGGGGTGATCTTTGTTGGGGTCGACTGGGCCGAGCGACACCATGACGTGTGCTTGCTCGCCGACGATGGTCAGCTGCTGGCCACGGCTCGGGTGCCTGATGGGATCGAGGGCGTGGCCCGGCTGCATCAGCTGATCGCTGACCATGCTGAGGAGCCGGCCGCTGTCGTCGTCGGGATCGAGACCGACCGGGGGCTGCTGGTCGGCGCGCTGACCGCTGCTGGCTACCAGGTCTATGGGATCAACCCGCTGGCGGCCAGCCGCTATCGGGAGCGCCATACCAGCTCGCGGGCCAAGTCTGACCGTGGGGATGCGCGGGTGTTGGCCGATCTGGTCCGTACCGACCGCCACCATCACCGGCCGGTGGCCGGGGACAGCGCCCAGGCCGAGGCGGTCAAGGTGCTGGCCCGTGCCCACCAGTCGCTGATCTGGGCCCGTCAGCGCCAGGTCAACGCGCTGCGCAACATGCTGCGGGAGTTCTACCCGGCCGCGCTGGTTGCCTTTGGCGCTGACTTGGCCAACCCCGAGGCGCTGGCGGTGCTGAGGGCCGCACCCACACCCGCCGGCGGACAGGCCCTGACCGTCGCCGAGCTCACCGAACGGCTGCGCCGAGCTGGCCGTCAGCGCAACCTGGGCCGGCGGGCCGGGCAGCTGCACCAGGCGCTGGCCAGCCCGCAACTGGCGGCCCCGCCGGTCGTGGCGGCCGCCTACGGCCAGGCCGTGACCGCCACCGTCAAGGTCATCGGTGAGCTCACCACTCAGATCAGTGCGCTGCAAACCGACCTCGCCAGCGCTTTTGAGATCCACCCGGACGCCGAGATCCTGCGTAGTCTGCCCGGACTCGGCGTGGTCCTCGGCGCCCGGGTGCTGGCGGAGTTCGGGGATGACCCGACCCGCTACCCCCACCCTACCGCCCGCAAGTCCTATGCCGGCACCGCCCCGATCACCCGT comes from the Actinomycetota bacterium genome and includes:
- a CDS encoding Xaa-Pro peptidase family protein; translated protein: MGIRTYGPNAVDWEERVDFDRLRTERLARLKEALDRSELGALLSFDFHNIRYMTSTHIGTWAMDKLIRFALLPRGGEPVVWDFGSAARHHQLYNPWLDGRPSDPEQGRARAGISTLRGAFNPDAGIADGVAAKIRRELEAHGLAGEPVGVDVAELPVLAAMEAAGLRVVDGQQVFLDARRIKTPDEITLLTTAATLVDAAYDELYRFLRPGVRENECVGLVAKVLYDLGSEHVEGVNAISGERCSPHPHVYSDRILRPGDPAFFDILHSYNGYRTCYYRCFAVGSASAAMRDAYVRCRDYMDEAIALVKPGATTADIVSVWPEATEFGFPNEEAAFALQYGHGVGLSIWEKPIFSRLVSLDHPEVLEEGMLFALETYWPAADGWSAARIEEEVVVTADGCEVITKFPAEELLVAGQRYWAVDGPLPATREAESHRNRRVTP
- a CDS encoding thiamine pyrophosphate-dependent dehydrogenase E1 component subunit alpha, whose protein sequence is MTVVAEEPKVEELLELYERMALIRATEKAAFDLFMAGLVKGTTHLANGQEAVAVGASAALEPDDYVFATYRGHHHAIARGASPEACLAELMSRATGLCGAKGGSMHLTVADHNMLGSYAIVGAHLPIACGAAWSAKLRGTSQVAVAFFGDGATNIGAFHEALNLAAVWKLPVLFVCENNLYMEYTSIKTVTAVAQPAAGRAPAYQLPAEVIDGNDVVAVQRAVAAAAARARAGDGPTVIEALTYRHHGHSRTDPGKYRPQEEVDAWLKRDPLLVLAERLRDRGVDQPAIDAADTRAREQVAAAVEAAKAAPPPDEATAFTDVWADGGAQWRT
- a CDS encoding alpha-ketoacid dehydrogenase subunit beta, which produces MADLITYREAVAAGIAQEMRRDETVVCLGEDIGAAEGVFKTAAGLFTEFGPERVWDTPISEQAIVGAAMGAAMTGLRPVAEIMFSDFLACCWDYVANEIPKMRYMTGGQVTVPLVVRTANGGGLGFGAQHSQAVENWPFAVPGLKIAAPSTPADMVGLMAAAIRSDDPVLVFEHKSLFASKGDPPPSGDHVVPLGAAEVRRPGGDVTLVALASTVPTAMAAAEQLAADGVDAEVIDLRCLIPLDARTVLGSVARTSRLVIVEENPYQGGWGGTVASIVAEEAFYDLDAPIRRVASACVPLPFAANLEQAVVPTADRVATTVREVMDA
- a CDS encoding IS110 family transposase, whose protein sequence is MIFVGVDWAERHHDVCLLADDGQLLATARVPDGIEGVARLHQLIADHAEEPAAVVVGIETDRGLLVGALTAAGYQVYGINPLAASRYRERHTSSRAKSDRGDARVLADLVRTDRHHHRPVAGDSAQAEAVKVLARAHQSLIWARQRQVNALRNMLREFYPAALVAFGADLANPEALAVLRAAPTPAGGQALTVAELTERLRRAGRQRNLGRRAGQLHQALASPQLAAPPVVAAAYGQAVTATVKVIGELTTQISALQTDLASAFEIHPDAEILRSLPGLGVVLGARVLAEFGDDPTRYPHPTARKSYAGTAPITRASGTRTVVLARLARNKRLADACYLWAFSALTRSPGARAYYDQLRSRGATHHQALRALANRLVGILHGCLRHHSRYSERHAWPQPTPHQQAA